The following are encoded together in the Xanthomonas sacchari genome:
- a CDS encoding alpha/beta fold hydrolase, with protein sequence MNYPGYPFTPQRFQVRPGLHMSYLDEGPREGEVVVMLHGNPSWSYLWRTLVSGLSDRYRCIVPDHIGMGLSDKPDDAPGAQPGYDYTLQSRVDDLDALLRHLRIDGPVTLAVHDWGGMIGFGWALSHHAQLRRLVITNTAAFPLPAAKPMPWQIAMGRHWRLGEWFIRTFNAFSSGASWLGVSRRMPAGVRRAYVAPYDSWANRISTIRFMQDIPLSPADKAWSLLARAEQALPSFADRPAFIGWGLRDICFDHHFLEGFRRALPQAEVMAFENANHYVLEDKHEVLVPAIRRFLDAHPLS encoded by the coding sequence ATGAACTACCCCGGCTACCCCTTCACCCCGCAGCGCTTCCAGGTCCGCCCGGGGCTGCACATGTCCTATCTCGACGAAGGCCCGCGCGAGGGCGAGGTGGTGGTGATGCTGCACGGCAACCCATCGTGGAGCTATCTGTGGCGCACGCTGGTGAGCGGGTTGTCGGACCGCTATCGCTGCATCGTGCCCGACCACATCGGCATGGGCCTGTCGGACAAGCCGGACGATGCGCCCGGCGCGCAGCCGGGGTACGACTACACCCTGCAATCGCGCGTGGACGATCTGGATGCGCTGCTGCGGCACCTGCGCATCGACGGGCCGGTGACGCTGGCGGTGCATGACTGGGGCGGCATGATCGGCTTCGGCTGGGCGCTGTCGCATCACGCGCAGCTGCGGCGCCTGGTCATCACCAATACCGCGGCGTTCCCGCTGCCGGCGGCCAAGCCGATGCCGTGGCAGATCGCGATGGGCCGGCATTGGCGCCTGGGCGAGTGGTTCATCCGCACCTTCAACGCATTCTCCTCCGGTGCGTCGTGGTTGGGCGTGTCGCGGCGCATGCCCGCCGGCGTGCGCCGCGCCTACGTGGCGCCGTACGACAGTTGGGCCAACCGCATCTCCACCATCCGCTTCATGCAGGACATCCCGCTGTCGCCGGCGGACAAGGCCTGGTCGCTGCTGGCGCGGGCCGAGCAGGCGCTGCCGTCGTTCGCCGATCGCCCGGCCTTTATCGGCTGGGGCCTGCGCGACATCTGCTTCGACCATCATTTCCTGGAGGGCTTCCGCCGCGCGCTGCCGCAGGCCGAGGTGATGGCCTTCGAGAACGCCAACCACTACGTGCTGGAAGACAAGCACGAGGTGCTGGTGCCGGCGATCCGCCGCTTCCTGGACGCGCATCCGCTGTCCTGA
- the fic gene encoding protein adenylyltransferase Fic produces the protein MIDAAMEDVSRFKAELPFNDLPSLPPAAEIETRHLLKVCIEARTALAELKQATALLPNPTVLINTIPILEAQASSEIENIVTTTDDLFRYADDQDKAQKPATKEALRYRSALYEGFQSLRQRPLCTDTAIVVCSRIKAVQMQIRRVPGTALANDQTQQVIYTPPVGETLLRDKLANWERFIHEHTDIDPLIRMAVAHYQFEAIHPFTDGNGRTGRVLNLLMLIEQGLLDLPVLYLSRYIIRHRSDYYRLLLDVTRHGQWAEWIEYMLSAVAETATWTTAKIQAIRGLEAQARDYVREQAPKAYSRELVEVIFNQPYCRIQNVVDLVGVTRQTAARHLRELVQIGVLQEQRMGKEKLFLHPAFLRLLSNDDHHLPAYRVTALGEDLMA, from the coding sequence ATGATCGACGCAGCCATGGAAGACGTGTCCAGGTTCAAGGCCGAGCTCCCGTTCAATGATCTCCCGTCGCTTCCACCCGCGGCAGAGATCGAGACGCGGCATCTGCTCAAGGTCTGCATAGAAGCCCGCACTGCACTGGCCGAGCTGAAACAGGCCACGGCGCTGCTGCCCAATCCCACCGTGTTGATCAACACGATTCCGATCCTCGAGGCGCAGGCCAGTTCGGAGATCGAGAACATCGTCACCACCACGGACGATCTGTTCCGCTATGCCGACGATCAGGACAAGGCGCAGAAACCGGCCACCAAGGAGGCATTGCGCTACCGCAGCGCGCTCTACGAAGGCTTCCAGTCGTTGCGGCAGCGCCCGCTGTGCACGGACACCGCGATCGTGGTCTGCAGCCGCATCAAGGCGGTGCAGATGCAGATCCGCCGCGTGCCCGGTACTGCCCTGGCCAACGACCAGACCCAGCAGGTCATCTACACCCCGCCCGTCGGCGAAACCCTGCTGCGCGACAAGCTGGCCAACTGGGAGCGCTTCATCCACGAGCACACCGACATCGATCCGCTGATTCGCATGGCGGTGGCGCACTATCAGTTCGAAGCCATTCACCCCTTCACCGATGGCAACGGACGCACCGGACGCGTGCTGAACCTGCTGATGCTGATCGAGCAGGGATTGCTCGACCTGCCGGTGCTGTATCTGTCGCGCTACATCATCCGTCACCGCAGCGATTACTACCGTCTGCTGCTGGACGTCACCCGACACGGACAGTGGGCCGAGTGGATCGAGTACATGCTCAGCGCCGTGGCCGAGACGGCGACGTGGACGACGGCCAAGATCCAGGCGATCCGCGGCCTGGAGGCGCAGGCCCGCGACTACGTCCGCGAGCAGGCACCCAAGGCGTACAGCCGCGAGCTGGTCGAGGTGATCTTCAACCAGCCATATTGCCGCATCCAGAACGTCGTGGACCTGGTGGGAGTGACCCGGCAGACTGCAGCCCGCCACTTGCGCGAGCTGGTGCAGATCGGCGTGTTGCAGGAGCAGCGCATGGGCAAGGAGAAGCTGTTCCTGCACCCTGCTTTTCTGCGCCTGCTCTCCAATGACGACCATCACCTGCCTGCCTACCGTGTGACTGCGCTTGGCGAGGACTTGATGGCGTGA